A part of Vulpes lagopus strain Blue_001 chromosome 4, ASM1834538v1, whole genome shotgun sequence genomic DNA contains:
- the LOC121490143 gene encoding LOW QUALITY PROTEIN: olfactory receptor 6C2-like (The sequence of the model RefSeq protein was modified relative to this genomic sequence to represent the inferred CDS: substituted 1 base at 1 genomic stop codon), producing the protein MKNYTAITTFILVGLTNDPHLQILLFIFLFLTYLLSVVGNLTIISLTLVDSHLKTPMYFXLRNFSILEVFFTTVCIPRFLYTMASGDNTVTYNACATQLFFVVIFGVTEFFLLTAMSYDRYVAICKPLHYMTIMNNRVCINFLIGCYMLALLIVLPPYIMGFKLEFCDSNVIDHFGCDAAPILKITCSDTEFIEQFVLVLAVLTLIFTLVCVILSYTYIIRTILRFPSVQQRKKAFSTCSSHIIVVSITYGSCIFIYIKPHAKEGVAINKVVSVLTTSVAPVMNPFIYTLRNKQVVQAFKDMIKRVASISKN; encoded by the coding sequence ATGAAAAATTATACAGCAATAACAACATTCATCTTGGTGGGATTAACAAATGACCCACATCTAcagattctgctttttatttttctatttctaaccTACTTGTTGAGTGTTGTAGGGAATCTGACCATTATCAGCCTCACGTTGGTGGATTCCCACCTTAAAACACCCATGTATTTTTAGCTCCGGAATTTCTCCATCCTGGAAGTGTTCTTTACCACTGTCTGCATTCCTAGATTCCTCTACACAATGGCATCTGGGGACAATACTGTTACCTACAATGCATGTGCCACtcaattattttttgttgtcatATTCGGTGTGACTGAATTTTTCCTCCTCACAGCCATgtcctatgaccgctatgtggccatctgcaaaccccTGCATTACATGACCATCATGAACAACAGGGTCTGCATCAACTTTCTTATTGGATGTTATATGTTAGCTCTGCTCATCGTCCTCCCACCCTATATCATGGGCTTCAAGCTTGAGTTTTGTGACTCCAATGTCATAGATCACTTTGGCTGTGATGCTGCTCCCATCCTGAAGATTACCTGCTCAGACACAGAGTTTATCGAGCAATTTGTCTTGGTCCTGGCTGTGTTGACACTCATTTTCACCTTGGTGTGTGTAATTCTGTCCTACACATACATCATCAGGACCATTCTCAGATTTCCTTCTGTCCAGCAAAGGAAAAAGGCTTTTTCTACTTGTTCTTCCCATATAATTGTGGTTTCTATTACTTATGGAAGCTGCATCTTTATCTATATCAAACCTCATGCAAAGGAAGGGGTTGCTATTAATAAGGTGGTGTCAGTGCTTACCACCTCAGTTGCCCCAGTGATGAATCCCTTTATTTATACTCTGAGGAACAAGCAAGTGGTACAAGCTTTCAAGGACATGATCAAAAGAGTTGCATCTatctcaaagaattaa
- the LOC121490084 gene encoding olfactory receptor 6C1 has product MRNHTELTDFILLGLSDDPQLQEVIFVFLLITYILSITGNLTIITLTLLDSHLQTPMYFFLRNFSLLEISFTTVSIPKFLGTLITGDKTVSFNDCMAQLFFFILLGVTEFYLLAAMSYDRYIAICKPLHYMTIMNPRVCILLVFASWSASFLIIFPSLMLLIQLDYCKSNVIDHFTCDYFPLLHLSCSDTRFLEIVGFSCAVFTLMFTLTLIILSYIYIIRTILRIPSTSQRTKAFSTCSSHMIVISISYGSCIFMYINPAAKDRVSLSKGVAVLNTSVAPMLNPFIYSLRNQQVKRAFLDRARKIVFFSSK; this is encoded by the coding sequence ATGAGAAACCACACAGAACTAACAGACTTTATCCTCCTGGGATTGTCAGATGACCCACAGCTTCAGGAGGTGATCTTTGTCTTTCTGCTCATCACCTACATTCTCAGCATCACTGGGAACCTGACCATTATCACCCTCACCCTGCTGGATTCCCACCTCCAGACCCCCATGTATTTCTTCCTCAGAAACTTCTCCTTACTCGAGATTTCATTCACAACTGTGAGCATACCCAAGTTCCTGGGCACCCTGATTACAGGAGATAAAACTGTTTCCTTTAATGATTGTATggctcagttattttttttcattctgttgggAGTCACTGAATTTTACCTGCTGGCTGCCATGTCCTATGACCGATACATTGCCATCTGCAAACCTCTGCATTACATGACCATCATGAATCCCAGAGTCTGCATACTCCTTGTCTTTGCTTCTTGGTCGGCTTCATTCTTAATCATATTCCCATCACTCATGCTGTTAATACAGCTTGATTATTGTAAGTCCAATGTTATAGACCATTTTACCTGTGACTATTTCCCCTTACTACATCTTTCTTGTTCAGACACTAGATTCTTAGAGATAGTGGGTTTTTCCTGTGCTGTGTTTACATTAATGTTCACATTGACATTAATAATTCTGTCCTACATATATATCATCAGAACAATTTTGAGGATTCCTTCTACTAGTCAGAGGACAAAAGCCTTTTCCACCTGTTCTTCCCACATGATTGTCATCTCCATCTCCTATGGCAGCTGCATTTTCATGTATATTAACCCAGCAGCAAAAGACAGAGTGTCTCTGAGCAAGGGAGTTGCTGTGCTAAACACCTCGGTAGCCCCCATGCTGAACCCCTTTATTTACAGCCTAAGGAACCAGCAAGTCAAGCGAGCCTTCCTGGACAGGGCAAGGAAGATTGTATTTTTctcaagcaaatga